In Erigeron canadensis isolate Cc75 chromosome 1, C_canadensis_v1, whole genome shotgun sequence, a single window of DNA contains:
- the LOC122607238 gene encoding ubiquitin carboxyl-terminal hydrolase 24 isoform X1 produces the protein MTDRNVFVFGSFTEDEVKSLQSCPKENDVQFMFGSLDAATLRSVSIVNNRPSEKETANKHQPSNLIKKKNIGEIVRTTAKASQNLVSAVHKNGDIHDPSSLSFSNGIKVPKQKDAELPVSFVPESAGDTEAVASPSSNQEQVIGSFEALEINDTKKNILAPSNGLHTTATELLPRGLINSGNLCFLNATLQALLACSPFVNLLQKLRMHNIPKVGYPTLHAFVEFISSFDMPSNLHSKKKDNILLESREALRPVMFEPVLNKFSPDMPNSFSGRPRQEDAQEFLSFVMHQMHDELLKFEGANSNVNGGKVSLVSSVSDEDGDGWETVGPKNKTAITRTQSFVPSKLSEIFGGQLSSVVKARGNKPSNTIQPFLLLHLNICPDPVHTIEDALHLFSAPETLEGYRASSAGKAELVSASKSVKILELPEIIILHLMRFSYGSQGSTKILKPVYFPLELILHRELLFQPTTEGRKYELVATITHHGREPSKGHYTADVLHPSGKWLRYDDASVVGISTNKVLHDQAYVLFYKQQ, from the exons GTGTTTGTGTTTGGATCATTTACGGAGGACGAGGTCAAATCTCTGCAGAGTTGCCCAAAAGAAAATGATGTACAGTTTATGTTTGGTTCTTTGGATGCTGCAACTCTGAGATCTGTGAGTATCGTCAACAACAGACCAAGTGAGAAAGAAACCGCCAACAAGCACCAACCATCAAATCTGATTAAGAAAAAGAACATTGGTGAAATTGTTCGTACTACAGCAAAAGCGTCACAAAATCTTGTCTCAGCTGTACATAAAAATGGAGATATCCATGATCCAAGTTCTCTTTCCTTTAGCAATGGTATAAAAGTACCTAAACAAAAGGATGCAGAACTACCTGTGTCATTTGTACCTGAAAGTGCTGGTGACACAGAAGCTGTGGCTTCACCATCATCAAATCAAGAACAGGTAATCGGGTCATTTGAAGCTCTGGAAATAAATGAtaccaaaaagaatattttgGCTCCATCAAATGGGCTGCATACAACTGCAACTGAGTTACTTCCTCGAGGTTTGATCAACTCAGGAAATCTGTGCTTTTTGAATGCAACTCTTCAGGCACTACTGGCTTGTTCACCTTTTGTAAATCTCTTGCAGAAGCTAAGAATGCACAACATACCTAAG GTTGGGTACCCAACTTTACATGCTTTTGTTGAGTTTATATCTAGCTTTGACATGCCATCTAATCTGCActcaaagaaaaaagataatattCTATTGGAAAGCAGGGAAGCTTTGCGACCTGTCATGTTTGAACCTGTTTTAAACAAATTTTCCCCAGATATGCCAAACAGCTTCTCAGGGAGACcaag GCAAGAAGATGCTCAAGAGTTTCTAAGTTTTGTTATGCATCAAATGCATGATGAATTGCTAAAATTTGAAGGAGCAAATTCCAATGTTAATGGGGGCAAAGTTTCACTGGTTTCATCGGTGAGTGATGAAGATGGTGATGGTTGGGAGACAGTTGGTCCGAAAAACAAAACTGCAATTACTAgaacacaaagttttgttccATCTAAGCTAAGCGAGATTTTTGGGGGCCAACTGAGCAGTGTTGTGAAGGCAAGAG GGAACAAACCCTCCAATACTATACAACCATTTCTTCTGCTCCACCTTAATATATGTCCAGATCCTGTCCACACAATAGAGGATGCACTTCATCTTTTTTCTGCACCAGAGACCCTTGAAGGATATCGTGCATCATCTGCTGGAAAG GCTGAGTTGGTAAGTGCGAGTAAATCTGTGAAGATACTAGAGCTTCCGGAGATCATAATATTGCACTTGATGCGGTTCAGCTATGGTAGCCAAGGGAGCACCAAGATCTTGAAACCTGTCTACTTTCCACTTGAGCTGATTCTTCATCGTGAACTGCTTTTTCAGCCGACAACAGAG GGTCGTAAGTATGAGCTTGTAGCAACAATAACTCATCACGGGAGGGAGCCTTCAAAGGGTCATTACACTGCTGATGTCTTGCATCCTAGCGGCAAGTGGCTACGGTATGACGATGCTTCAGTTGTCGGTATTTCCACCAACAAAGTGCTTCATGACCAAGCTTACGTTCTCTTTTACAAGCAGCAGTAG
- the LOC122607238 gene encoding ubiquitin carboxyl-terminal hydrolase 24 isoform X2, whose translation MFGSLDAATLRSVSIVNNRPSEKETANKHQPSNLIKKKNIGEIVRTTAKASQNLVSAVHKNGDIHDPSSLSFSNGIKVPKQKDAELPVSFVPESAGDTEAVASPSSNQEQVIGSFEALEINDTKKNILAPSNGLHTTATELLPRGLINSGNLCFLNATLQALLACSPFVNLLQKLRMHNIPKVGYPTLHAFVEFISSFDMPSNLHSKKKDNILLESREALRPVMFEPVLNKFSPDMPNSFSGRPRQEDAQEFLSFVMHQMHDELLKFEGANSNVNGGKVSLVSSVSDEDGDGWETVGPKNKTAITRTQSFVPSKLSEIFGGQLSSVVKARGNKPSNTIQPFLLLHLNICPDPVHTIEDALHLFSAPETLEGYRASSAGKAELVSASKSVKILELPEIIILHLMRFSYGSQGSTKILKPVYFPLELILHRELLFQPTTEGRKYELVATITHHGREPSKGHYTADVLHPSGKWLRYDDASVVGISTNKVLHDQAYVLFYKQQ comes from the exons ATGTTTGGTTCTTTGGATGCTGCAACTCTGAGATCTGTGAGTATCGTCAACAACAGACCAAGTGAGAAAGAAACCGCCAACAAGCACCAACCATCAAATCTGATTAAGAAAAAGAACATTGGTGAAATTGTTCGTACTACAGCAAAAGCGTCACAAAATCTTGTCTCAGCTGTACATAAAAATGGAGATATCCATGATCCAAGTTCTCTTTCCTTTAGCAATGGTATAAAAGTACCTAAACAAAAGGATGCAGAACTACCTGTGTCATTTGTACCTGAAAGTGCTGGTGACACAGAAGCTGTGGCTTCACCATCATCAAATCAAGAACAGGTAATCGGGTCATTTGAAGCTCTGGAAATAAATGAtaccaaaaagaatattttgGCTCCATCAAATGGGCTGCATACAACTGCAACTGAGTTACTTCCTCGAGGTTTGATCAACTCAGGAAATCTGTGCTTTTTGAATGCAACTCTTCAGGCACTACTGGCTTGTTCACCTTTTGTAAATCTCTTGCAGAAGCTAAGAATGCACAACATACCTAAG GTTGGGTACCCAACTTTACATGCTTTTGTTGAGTTTATATCTAGCTTTGACATGCCATCTAATCTGCActcaaagaaaaaagataatattCTATTGGAAAGCAGGGAAGCTTTGCGACCTGTCATGTTTGAACCTGTTTTAAACAAATTTTCCCCAGATATGCCAAACAGCTTCTCAGGGAGACcaag GCAAGAAGATGCTCAAGAGTTTCTAAGTTTTGTTATGCATCAAATGCATGATGAATTGCTAAAATTTGAAGGAGCAAATTCCAATGTTAATGGGGGCAAAGTTTCACTGGTTTCATCGGTGAGTGATGAAGATGGTGATGGTTGGGAGACAGTTGGTCCGAAAAACAAAACTGCAATTACTAgaacacaaagttttgttccATCTAAGCTAAGCGAGATTTTTGGGGGCCAACTGAGCAGTGTTGTGAAGGCAAGAG GGAACAAACCCTCCAATACTATACAACCATTTCTTCTGCTCCACCTTAATATATGTCCAGATCCTGTCCACACAATAGAGGATGCACTTCATCTTTTTTCTGCACCAGAGACCCTTGAAGGATATCGTGCATCATCTGCTGGAAAG GCTGAGTTGGTAAGTGCGAGTAAATCTGTGAAGATACTAGAGCTTCCGGAGATCATAATATTGCACTTGATGCGGTTCAGCTATGGTAGCCAAGGGAGCACCAAGATCTTGAAACCTGTCTACTTTCCACTTGAGCTGATTCTTCATCGTGAACTGCTTTTTCAGCCGACAACAGAG GGTCGTAAGTATGAGCTTGTAGCAACAATAACTCATCACGGGAGGGAGCCTTCAAAGGGTCATTACACTGCTGATGTCTTGCATCCTAGCGGCAAGTGGCTACGGTATGACGATGCTTCAGTTGTCGGTATTTCCACCAACAAAGTGCTTCATGACCAAGCTTACGTTCTCTTTTACAAGCAGCAGTAG